The Perca fluviatilis chromosome 2, GENO_Pfluv_1.0, whole genome shotgun sequence genome includes a region encoding these proteins:
- the LOC120550388 gene encoding ovostatin-like, giving the protein MGRPGIQMWTWKLCVFLSWMCVGQAAAGPQYMVAIPAILESGAETRFCASLLEPSETLEMSVTLMSQEANTTLLEKTSSVEFHTCIDFKVPLVQDEVVQNFEVEVRGDTFYSKEVRKVKIKVYRPMTFIQTDKPIYLPGQTGNFELMALYLIYVSYFRLAVFNLGLLGYLSRLLDFCICL; this is encoded by the exons ATGGGTCGTCCTGGGATTCAGATGTGGACATGGAAGCTGTGTGTCTTCTTGAGCTGGATGTGCGTGGGCCAGGCGGCGGCAGGACC GCAGTACATGGTAGCCATTCCTGCAATTCTTGAATCTGGCGCTGAGACCAGATTCTGTGCCAGTCTCCTGGAGCCCAGCGAGACTCTGGAAATGAGCGTCACTCTGATGTCCCAAGAGGCGAATACAACTCTTCTGGAGAAGACGTCCAGTGTAGAATTTCATACCTGCATTGACTTTAAG GTTCCTTTAGTGCAGGATGAAGTGGTGCAGAACTTTGAGGTGGAGGTACGAGGCGACACGTTCTACTCTAAAGAAGTCCGAAAAGTTAAGATCAAAGTCTATCGACCAATGACCTTCATCCAAACGGATAAACCAATCTACCTCCCAGGACAAACGGGTAATTTTGAGCTGATGGCTTTATACTTGATTTATGTTAGTTACTTTAGATTAGCTGTTTTTAATCTAGGTTTGCTTGGTTACTTATCTAGATTACTTGACTTTTGTAtttgcttataa